A section of the Fibrobacter sp. UWH6 genome encodes:
- a CDS encoding fibrobacter succinogenes major paralogous domain-containing protein, whose translation MKLFRLFTSAFLCILALFLASVLFGCKKDESVILRSNPVPPPKDTVVIVPVDTVPAPADTVVDSVETPVDTVPAVDTVAPVPPPKVEAKPISKKKISLITSQKKSNNSAVDSLALLPVPTEPDSAMVALCSDVGENEFCDLRDGKRYDIVVIGRQTWFRRNLAYETEGSWCPNDQEENCTLYGRLYQWSSANSCPEGWHLPTMRDFAILHDYVLKKNAGQEGVGTSLKTIVGWNDDDMGEVPVGTNRYGFGAKPAGYRDNRGLYVSVGDEANFWTSHEIIGENRASYWNLYYGNQDFIGSYVGLKTSAMSVRCIKD comes from the coding sequence TTGAAGCTATTTCGTCTATTTACATCGGCTTTTTTGTGCATTCTTGCATTATTTCTTGCAAGTGTCCTTTTTGGATGCAAGAAAGACGAGTCTGTCATACTCCGTTCGAACCCTGTACCGCCCCCCAAGGATACTGTCGTTATTGTTCCCGTTGATACTGTTCCTGCTCCTGCCGATACAGTAGTTGATTCTGTCGAAACACCTGTCGATACGGTTCCTGCGGTTGATACCGTGGCTCCCGTGCCACCGCCAAAGGTCGAGGCGAAGCCTATTTCCAAAAAGAAGATTTCCCTTATTACGTCTCAGAAAAAATCTAATAACAGTGCCGTCGATTCCCTGGCCCTTTTGCCTGTGCCTACCGAACCGGATTCCGCCATGGTGGCTCTTTGCAGCGACGTGGGTGAGAACGAATTCTGCGATCTTCGCGACGGTAAGCGCTACGATATTGTTGTCATTGGCCGTCAGACCTGGTTCCGTCGTAATCTTGCTTACGAAACAGAAGGCAGCTGGTGTCCCAACGATCAGGAAGAAAACTGCACTCTTTACGGTAGACTTTATCAGTGGAGTTCCGCCAATTCTTGCCCCGAAGGGTGGCATCTTCCCACGATGAGGGATTTTGCCATTCTTCATGATTATGTGCTCAAGAAGAATGCCGGTCAAGAAGGTGTTGGAACGAGCCTCAAGACTATTGTCGGCTGGAATGACGATGATATGGGTGAGGTCCCTGTGGGTACAAACCGTTATGGCTTTGGTGCAAAACCTGCCGGCTATCGCGACAATCGTGGACTCTACGTGTCCGTTGGCGATGAAGCCAATTTCTGGACCTCACACGAAATCATCGGTGAAAACAGGGCATCTTACTGGAACCTCTACTACGGCAACCAGGACTTCATCGGATCTTACGTTGGTCTGAAAACCTCCGCCATGTCCGTCCGTTGCATCAAGGACTAA
- the yfcE gene encoding phosphodiesterase: MRALILSDIHGSAIAARRALSFFEKFGCDKIFLLGDTLYHGPRNPLPEGHGPMGVVEALRPYADKIVAARGNCDADVDLMMLDFIKIEDEYAVVEDGPVRLFLSHGHIFMPDCFPSNALSQLDPTLKEDCPIDAYLYGHTHIYQLQRNFKGVLMVNPGSTSLPKGGNPPTFGFYDNGKFSIHHLETGEELASVTL; the protein is encoded by the coding sequence ATGCGTGCTTTAATTCTTTCTGATATTCATGGTTCTGCAATCGCAGCACGACGGGCATTGTCCTTCTTCGAAAAGTTCGGCTGCGACAAGATTTTCTTGCTGGGAGACACTCTTTATCACGGGCCACGCAACCCGCTGCCCGAAGGACACGGTCCCATGGGAGTTGTGGAAGCGTTGCGACCTTATGCGGATAAGATTGTAGCCGCCCGCGGCAACTGCGATGCCGACGTTGACTTGATGATGCTGGACTTCATCAAGATCGAAGATGAATATGCCGTAGTTGAAGATGGACCCGTGCGCTTGTTCCTAAGCCATGGCCATATTTTTATGCCGGATTGTTTCCCGTCTAACGCACTTTCTCAGCTGGACCCCACCCTTAAAGAAGACTGCCCCATTGACGCCTATCTTTATGGCCATACACACATTTACCAGTTGCAAAGGAACTTCAAGGGCGTGCTCATGGTAAATCCCGGATCAACCAGTCTGCCCAAGGGCGGCAACCCACCCACCTTCGGTTTCTACGATAACGGCAAGTTCAGCATCCACCATCTTGAAACCGGCGAAGAATTAGCTTCCGTCACCTTGTAA
- a CDS encoding sulfite exporter TauE/SafE family protein: MEIHYILILVGISCMGSFIQRVSGFGFGIFVMTILPHLLPSYGEATALSGMLAGSMSIVVALRMRKFIVWKEVLPILAIFAVVSFFAVGAVANFDDKMLKHVLGVILIAISIYFFFISEKIKLKPTIFVQAVLGIISGVMGGLFAMQGPPAALYFLASCETKEKYIAHSQVYFALGNLMMTFFRATNGFVTPAVGAAYVYGLAAVILGAFIGGKVFKKIPHKVLKKIVYAYMAVSGIVALNG; this comes from the coding sequence ATGGAAATACATTACATTCTCATACTGGTAGGCATTAGCTGCATGGGTAGCTTCATCCAGCGGGTCAGCGGTTTCGGGTTCGGCATTTTCGTGATGACAATCCTCCCCCACCTACTGCCCAGTTATGGAGAAGCTACAGCCCTATCGGGTATGTTGGCAGGTTCCATGTCCATCGTCGTGGCCCTGCGAATGAGAAAGTTCATCGTCTGGAAAGAAGTTTTGCCCATCCTGGCCATTTTTGCCGTAGTCAGCTTTTTTGCTGTAGGGGCCGTGGCAAACTTCGATGACAAGATGCTGAAACATGTGCTGGGGGTAATTCTAATTGCCATCAGCATCTACTTCTTCTTTATCAGCGAAAAAATCAAGCTGAAGCCCACCATTTTCGTCCAGGCAGTCCTAGGGATTATTTCTGGAGTCATGGGAGGCCTGTTCGCCATGCAAGGGCCGCCAGCAGCGCTCTACTTTTTGGCATCTTGCGAGACCAAGGAAAAGTACATCGCCCACAGTCAGGTGTATTTCGCCCTAGGGAACCTAATGATGACGTTCTTTAGAGCGACAAACGGATTCGTAACACCTGCAGTAGGAGCCGCCTACGTTTACGGTTTGGCCGCCGTGATTCTTGGAGCTTTTATTGGCGGCAAGGTTTTCAAGAAAATTCCCCACAAGGTGCTAAAGAAAATCGTGTATGCGTATATGGCCGTGAGCGGAATCGTGGCACTAAACGGATGA
- a CDS encoding FISUMP domain-containing protein has protein sequence MCFWACGDDNGSSAEKGDSPNRQGLKVVSAKSDLDSCKKSMEGEMSYVTSTGELLLCLEGDWKTYGVSKIPVYESSDGKDGSDGKDGTDGKDGVNGTDGKDGVNGTDGKDGVNGTDGEDGKDGVDGKDGVDGLSCSGEYRDDEKGIDIYCGKDFIGTIWNGTDGQTGNNGGTTASIDFNKAEHVEIGDTVWSYSDSLLIRISDNDILAKKDTVEVTVTSTSDSKGIVLTAELRDGFYYAILFFAQKSSGSRTIKVQDGDNVVISYKDENPERVIKRNVAFILASRNERDFISLDKPWYYGDSAEVIVTVNDKNAEGDTIQVSMILCYNDGYECHYTENEGGFGTYDAKLKLAGAGGLYKGSFFVVNEGKNHDNYFYSDPAKILTVDVRYTFKDEKKTFENVTVYWKKNADSRVEFDADRYNQASKGHFYVYDEGCGKDSVEVTISSKVKGDEIRAVAYRYKDYFYGEFLMNGLKNDGVLAIDEKDTILIQYKDATLGTVSKDMAKAGFALYATVSFGDSLYMDVTDKAVLKLVDESLTENDAVTIRVSSESDFYGVLVDMYTVPGGDGTERIGYVEFTKDPEVVREENFEKKVFVKDKETLRASYSTNRLASSTKWFEAKAFWADKNTCFIDKRDGRAYKFVTMGDQVWMAENLAYGDGKFYDNDSIKYSSYGKLYTWAQALDTAEAICASSRCKIERPYKGACPSGWHLPSLDEFKTLLGFVSGFSEYGSTPSLLKTSYGWKSYAGVESGKDRWGFGVFPIGYYSSSSDFKGKGERAYFWLDEDVSTTIAKTMYFSYPSDVILDTEEYKTYGYSIRCVKDE, from the coding sequence ATGTGTTTTTGGGCCTGCGGGGATGATAACGGATCCTCCGCGGAGAAGGGCGATTCTCCAAATCGTCAAGGATTGAAGGTTGTTTCTGCAAAATCAGACCTTGATTCCTGCAAGAAATCCATGGAAGGGGAAATGTCCTATGTGACAAGTACGGGCGAATTGTTGCTTTGCCTGGAAGGGGACTGGAAAACCTATGGTGTGAGCAAGATTCCCGTATACGAGTCAAGTGACGGTAAGGATGGCTCCGACGGAAAAGATGGAACCGACGGTAAAGATGGTGTCAATGGAACCGACGGTAAAGATGGTGTCAATGGAACCGATGGCAAGGACGGTGTCAATGGAACCGACGGCGAAGACGGCAAAGATGGTGTTGACGGCAAGGATGGTGTGGATGGTCTAAGCTGTTCTGGTGAATACCGCGATGACGAAAAGGGAATCGATATTTACTGTGGCAAAGATTTTATAGGAACGATTTGGAATGGAACCGATGGTCAGACCGGTAACAATGGTGGTACCACTGCAAGTATTGATTTTAATAAGGCCGAACATGTGGAAATTGGCGATACCGTATGGAGTTATTCCGATTCCTTGTTAATTCGTATTAGCGATAACGATATCCTGGCTAAAAAGGATACTGTTGAAGTTACTGTGACCAGTACCTCTGATTCCAAGGGGATTGTGCTGACTGCAGAACTTAGGGACGGTTTCTACTATGCCATTCTGTTCTTCGCTCAGAAGAGTTCTGGATCCAGGACGATCAAGGTGCAGGATGGGGATAACGTGGTTATCAGCTACAAGGATGAAAATCCAGAAAGAGTCATTAAACGCAATGTAGCCTTTATCCTAGCATCCAGGAATGAACGGGACTTCATCTCCCTGGATAAACCTTGGTATTACGGGGACAGTGCCGAAGTGATTGTTACCGTTAACGATAAGAATGCCGAAGGGGATACCATTCAGGTATCCATGATTTTGTGCTATAATGATGGCTATGAATGCCATTATACAGAAAATGAGGGTGGCTTCGGTACCTATGATGCCAAACTCAAGCTTGCTGGTGCAGGTGGCCTTTATAAAGGAAGCTTTTTTGTTGTGAATGAAGGCAAGAATCACGATAACTACTTCTATTCTGATCCTGCGAAAATTTTGACAGTTGATGTGCGATATACCTTTAAAGATGAAAAAAAGACATTTGAAAACGTAACTGTCTACTGGAAGAAAAATGCCGATAGCCGAGTGGAGTTTGATGCGGATCGATATAACCAGGCTTCCAAGGGACATTTCTATGTCTATGACGAAGGTTGCGGTAAGGACTCCGTAGAGGTGACGATCTCCAGTAAGGTAAAAGGCGATGAAATCCGCGCTGTTGCTTACAGATATAAGGATTACTTCTATGGAGAATTCCTTATGAATGGCCTCAAGAATGATGGTGTTCTGGCCATTGATGAAAAGGACACCATTCTTATCCAGTATAAAGACGCAACGTTAGGGACTGTATCAAAGGATATGGCCAAGGCTGGATTTGCTCTTTACGCAACGGTATCTTTCGGTGATTCCCTGTATATGGATGTTACTGACAAGGCTGTCCTGAAACTTGTGGATGAAAGCCTTACCGAAAACGATGCGGTGACCATCCGGGTTTCGTCAGAATCTGATTTTTATGGCGTACTGGTTGATATGTATACGGTTCCTGGTGGAGATGGTACGGAACGTATCGGTTACGTTGAATTCACGAAGGATCCCGAGGTTGTAAGAGAAGAAAACTTCGAGAAGAAAGTCTTTGTGAAGGATAAGGAAACTCTCCGTGCGTCCTATTCCACCAATCGATTGGCTTCCTCGACCAAGTGGTTTGAGGCTAAGGCCTTCTGGGCCGACAAGAATACGTGCTTTATAGACAAGCGTGATGGCAGAGCCTATAAATTCGTTACCATGGGAGACCAGGTTTGGATGGCGGAAAACCTTGCGTACGGAGATGGAAAATTCTACGATAACGATTCTATCAAGTACAGTTCTTACGGAAAGCTTTACACCTGGGCGCAGGCTTTAGATACTGCAGAAGCGATTTGCGCATCGAGTCGTTGTAAAATAGAACGCCCGTATAAGGGTGCTTGCCCTTCTGGTTGGCATTTGCCGAGTCTGGATGAGTTCAAAACCCTTCTTGGTTTTGTGAGTGGTTTCTCGGAATATGGTTCAACGCCATCTCTCCTGAAGACATCCTATGGATGGAAAAGTTATGCAGGCGTCGAAAGTGGCAAGGACCGCTGGGGCTTTGGCGTTTTCCCCATAGGGTATTATTCCAGTTCATCAGATTTTAAAGGCAAGGGCGAGCGTGCGTATTTCTGGCTGGATGAAGATGTCTCTACGACTATAGCCAAGACTATGTATTTCTCTTATCCTTCGGACGTAATTCTTGATACAGAAGAGTATAAGACGTATGGCTACTCTATTCGATGTGTCAAGGATGAGTAA
- the mdh gene encoding malate dehydrogenase, whose product MARKKIALVGAGQIGGTMALVLAQKQLGDVVLIDIPMTEGMPKGKALDIMEGRSVMGTSCNLSGSTNYDDIAGADVVIVTAGVPRKPGMSRDDLLGINCGVIKDVGLKIKELAPNAFVIVITNPLDAMVYNMQKVTGFDSSKVIGMAGVLDSSRLACFVAMELGVSAEDVKAIVMGGHGDTMVSLYDCVSVGGIPLPQLMSKEKFDELAARTANAGGEIVSLLVRGSAFYSPATSAIKMAEAYLLDKKSVLTCAVKLDGEYAGKGKGLYCGVPCVIGANGVEKIFEVKMNDAEMAAFEKSIEACKKNAEWVDANT is encoded by the coding sequence ATGGCAAGAAAGAAGATTGCACTCGTTGGTGCTGGTCAGATTGGTGGTACTATGGCTCTCGTCCTCGCTCAGAAGCAGCTGGGTGACGTGGTCCTCATCGATATTCCGATGACTGAAGGTATGCCGAAGGGTAAGGCTCTCGACATTATGGAAGGCCGCTCCGTTATGGGCACTTCCTGCAACCTCTCCGGTTCTACCAACTATGACGATATCGCTGGTGCAGACGTCGTTATCGTTACCGCTGGCGTTCCCCGTAAGCCGGGCATGAGCCGTGATGACCTCCTGGGCATCAACTGCGGCGTTATCAAGGACGTGGGCCTCAAGATCAAGGAACTCGCTCCCAACGCATTCGTTATCGTTATCACCAACCCGCTGGACGCAATGGTCTACAACATGCAGAAGGTGACCGGCTTCGATTCCTCCAAGGTTATCGGTATGGCTGGCGTTCTGGACTCTTCTCGTCTCGCTTGCTTCGTTGCAATGGAACTGGGCGTTTCTGCTGAAGACGTTAAGGCAATCGTTATGGGCGGTCACGGTGACACCATGGTCAGCCTCTATGACTGCGTCTCCGTCGGTGGCATTCCTCTGCCGCAGCTCATGAGCAAGGAAAAGTTCGACGAACTTGCTGCTCGTACTGCTAACGCTGGTGGCGAAATCGTTTCTCTCCTCGTCCGCGGCTCTGCATTCTACAGCCCGGCAACTTCCGCTATCAAGATGGCTGAAGCTTACCTCCTGGACAAGAAGAGCGTTCTTACCTGCGCTGTCAAGCTGGACGGCGAATATGCTGGTAAGGGCAAGGGCCTCTACTGCGGCGTTCCCTGCGTGATCGGCGCAAACGGTGTCGAAAAGATCTTCGAAGTGAAGATGAACGACGCTGAAATGGCTGCCTTCGAAAAGTCTATCGAAGCTTGCAAGAAGAACGCTGAATGGGTTGACGCTAATACTTAA
- a CDS encoding type II toxin-antitoxin system RelB/DinJ family antitoxin: MSTICVRLDEKTKKEFQEFCDSVGISVTSAITIFIKSSIRENRLPFEVRGGESRLING; the protein is encoded by the coding sequence ATGAGTACAATTTGCGTTAGGTTGGACGAGAAAACAAAAAAGGAATTTCAGGAATTCTGCGATTCTGTTGGAATTTCGGTAACGTCAGCGATTACAATCTTCATTAAGTCTTCTATTCGTGAGAATCGTTTGCCTTTTGAAGTAAGGGGAGGTGAATCACGATTGATTAATGGGTAG
- a CDS encoding DUF4255 domain-containing protein gives MINATLQFLATRLNNRLRTRQSLQENLVVVSRLFENDGRESEQSINKLNLFLVNVSSESNARKNATTTFDGYRNVVPSKQVFLNLDVMIAANFKNSNYSESLRYLSKTISFLQDHTVFDRTNSPDMPIGLEKMFLDMENMGIQELNSLWSILGGKYVPSVLYKVRAVALGEGYSYYSPYVIQFPEDASIGIV, from the coding sequence ATGATTAATGCAACGCTTCAATTTCTTGCAACTCGACTAAATAATCGGCTGCGAACAAGGCAATCACTACAAGAAAATTTGGTTGTTGTCTCAAGGCTGTTTGAAAATGATGGCCGAGAGTCTGAGCAATCTATAAATAAATTGAATTTATTTCTTGTGAATGTCTCTAGTGAAAGTAATGCTCGAAAAAATGCGACAACTACGTTTGACGGGTATAGGAATGTCGTTCCTTCAAAACAGGTATTTTTGAATCTTGATGTAATGATTGCTGCGAATTTCAAGAATTCTAATTATAGTGAATCTTTGCGGTATCTTTCCAAAACAATTTCATTTTTGCAAGATCATACCGTGTTTGATCGAACTAATTCCCCTGATATGCCTATAGGTCTAGAAAAAATGTTCCTGGATATGGAAAATATGGGCATACAAGAACTAAATAGCCTCTGGAGTATTTTAGGAGGTAAATACGTTCCTTCTGTATTGTACAAAGTTCGTGCAGTTGCTCTTGGAGAAGGGTACTCTTACTACAGCCCCTATGTTATCCAATTTCCTGAAGATGCTTCGATTGGGATTGTTTGA
- a CDS encoding phage tail sheath C-terminal domain-containing protein, which yields MATAYKTPGVYLVEKNAFPSSVVEVATAIPAFIGYTAKAEYKGQSVFNKPQRVTSFAEFRSIYGEGALMRFTLKDDGAVESPKVRFRLFDAIRMFFQNGGATCYIMSVGAYGEEISEKALTEAIVPFEKEQEPTLVVIPEAVSLESADACANVQNAMLAHCGKMKNRFAILDVFDGFKDTDECISQFREKVTSFLNYGAAYYPWVNASVVQSNEVTFANVENLDALVAQLNAAVPAEPAAKAEAVKAEIAKISMVDLTDEEAVLALHRTLSVVCMNYSTIMDIVREQLNLIPPSGAIAGLYTMVDNNVGVWKAPANIGINGVISPAVNLTDEQQEDLNVPVNGKAVNAIRSFIGDGNKVWGARTLDGNSLDWRYVNVRRTMIMLEESIKQASKAFVFEANNANTWVTMKSMIQNFLFNIWRRGGLAGASATDAFEVYVGLGETMTAEDILEGILRITVKVALLRPAEFIELTFQQQQQKS from the coding sequence ATGGCTACTGCTTACAAAACACCGGGCGTCTATCTAGTAGAAAAGAACGCCTTTCCTAGTTCCGTAGTAGAAGTCGCAACTGCGATTCCTGCGTTCATTGGCTATACTGCCAAGGCTGAATATAAAGGTCAGTCTGTTTTCAATAAACCGCAGCGTGTTACTTCTTTTGCTGAATTTCGTTCCATTTATGGTGAAGGCGCTTTGATGCGCTTTACCTTGAAGGATGATGGTGCGGTTGAATCTCCTAAGGTTCGTTTCCGTCTTTTTGATGCTATTCGCATGTTCTTCCAGAACGGTGGTGCAACCTGCTACATCATGTCTGTAGGTGCCTATGGCGAAGAAATTTCTGAAAAGGCTTTGACTGAAGCAATTGTTCCTTTTGAAAAGGAACAGGAACCCACTCTCGTTGTGATTCCTGAAGCAGTTTCTCTGGAATCTGCGGATGCTTGTGCAAACGTGCAAAATGCAATGCTTGCTCATTGTGGTAAGATGAAGAACCGCTTTGCCATTCTCGATGTGTTTGATGGCTTTAAGGATACTGATGAATGCATTTCTCAGTTTCGCGAAAAGGTGACCTCATTCCTGAATTATGGTGCTGCATATTATCCGTGGGTAAATGCAAGTGTTGTTCAGTCTAATGAAGTAACTTTTGCCAATGTCGAAAATCTCGATGCTCTGGTGGCGCAGCTCAATGCCGCAGTTCCTGCGGAACCCGCTGCAAAGGCTGAAGCTGTAAAGGCTGAAATTGCAAAGATTTCTATGGTAGATTTGACCGATGAAGAAGCAGTTCTTGCTCTCCATCGTACCCTTTCTGTGGTTTGCATGAATTATTCCACCATTATGGATATTGTTCGTGAGCAGTTGAATTTGATTCCTCCTTCTGGTGCTATTGCTGGTCTTTATACCATGGTCGATAACAATGTTGGTGTCTGGAAGGCTCCTGCAAATATTGGAATTAATGGCGTGATTTCTCCTGCAGTTAACCTGACCGATGAACAGCAGGAAGATTTGAACGTTCCTGTAAATGGTAAGGCAGTCAATGCAATCCGTAGCTTTATTGGCGATGGCAATAAGGTGTGGGGCGCCCGTACTCTCGATGGCAATAGTCTGGATTGGCGCTATGTGAACGTTCGCCGAACTATGATTATGCTCGAAGAATCCATTAAGCAGGCATCTAAGGCTTTCGTTTTCGAAGCCAATAATGCAAATACTTGGGTGACCATGAAGAGCATGATTCAGAACTTCCTCTTCAACATTTGGCGTCGTGGCGGTTTGGCTGGAGCTAGTGCGACCGATGCATTTGAAGTCTATGTTGGTCTTGGCGAAACTATGACTGCCGAAGATATTCTTGAAGGAATTCTGCGTATCACCGTTAAGGTGGCTTTGCTCCGCCCGGCAGAATTTATTGAACTCACTTTCCAGCAACAACAGCAGAAGTCCTAA
- a CDS encoding phage tail protein: MAEDGSTQSTNIWPLPKFHFSVKWGDQEMSFQEVTGLDAQSEEIKYRTGDSAVFSVIKMPGLIKYSNVTMKKGIFKGDNKFWDWFNQIKQNTIKRIDIVISLLDETSAPTMVWTLKNAWPTKISGYELKAEGNEVAVESIEIVHEGLTISNG, from the coding sequence ATGGCAGAAGATGGTTCTACCCAAAGTACAAACATTTGGCCCTTGCCGAAATTCCACTTTTCTGTAAAGTGGGGCGATCAGGAAATGTCCTTCCAGGAAGTGACTGGTTTGGATGCTCAGTCCGAAGAAATCAAGTATCGTACAGGCGACAGCGCTGTGTTCTCTGTAATCAAGATGCCTGGTCTCATCAAGTACAGCAATGTGACTATGAAGAAGGGTATCTTCAAGGGTGATAACAAGTTCTGGGATTGGTTTAATCAGATCAAACAGAATACCATTAAACGTATTGATATTGTGATCAGCTTGCTAGATGAAACCAGCGCACCTACTATGGTTTGGACCTTGAAGAATGCTTGGCCCACCAAGATTTCTGGTTATGAACTGAAGGCCGAAGGCAATGAAGTTGCTGTTGAAAGCATCGAAATTGTTCACGAAGGCCTTACCATTTCTAACGGCTAA
- a CDS encoding phage tail protein: MENVEWSLPVVFHFLVKIGGAEESFQVVEGLSTSIECEEIRSGGDNSRSFFLPKHCKHDDLVLKKGFVHKDSIIYEWCKNTFASMNGEISIETRNVLVSLLNEKKQPLRTWHFIRAYPYKWSLGSLDAMKNEIAIESISLKYESMSSV; encoded by the coding sequence ATGGAAAACGTTGAATGGTCGCTTCCGGTTGTATTTCATTTCCTAGTGAAGATTGGAGGTGCGGAGGAATCCTTTCAAGTTGTTGAAGGACTTTCCACTTCTATCGAATGTGAAGAAATTCGTTCTGGAGGCGACAATTCACGTTCCTTTTTCTTGCCCAAGCATTGTAAGCATGATGACCTTGTTTTAAAGAAAGGTTTTGTTCACAAGGATTCCATTATATATGAATGGTGCAAGAATACTTTTGCTTCAATGAATGGTGAAATAAGCATCGAAACAAGGAATGTGCTGGTTTCGTTGTTGAATGAAAAAAAACAGCCTTTGAGGACTTGGCATTTTATAAGGGCTTATCCATATAAGTGGTCGTTGGGATCACTGGATGCTATGAAGAATGAAATTGCCATAGAATCAATCTCATTAAAGTACGAAAGCATGTCGTCTGTGTAG
- a CDS encoding DUF5908 family protein encodes MSLEIKNLCINVSVAPKSENKAKNEESLRSELLNECRRMVQDAISESRDR; translated from the coding sequence ATGTCTCTAGAAATTAAAAATCTGTGTATTAATGTATCTGTAGCCCCTAAGAGCGAAAATAAGGCGAAAAATGAGGAGTCCCTTCGCTCTGAATTGTTGAACGAATGTCGACGCATGGTTCAAGATGCTATTTCTGAAAGTAGGGATCGCTAA